The Blautia pseudococcoides genome segment ACAATTCCTGTAAACCCCATAAGCATGCCCAAATAAGTCAGAACGACCGTATAGTTATAGTATCCACATAGTTTTTTTCTTTCTTCCATCTCTCTTCTCAATCTTTCCCTGCGTTTTGCAATGACAGCTCCCTTTCGCGAAATGGAGTGCCCATACTTATCCGCAGAATTCTCCTTTTATTATATTAGTCCTATCTACCAAGTGAATTAGAAAATATCAAGCTATATACAAAAATACACCAGGGTTTTCCCAAAACAATAATTGTTACAAATTTGCGGACACTCATATTTGTAACTCCGGTAAAATAGCAAAAATAATCATCCGGAAACAGTGGCAGCACCATACCAAGAAACAGAATCCCGGTATAGGACTTACTTTTAGCTGCCCAATCCGCCCACTTTTCATACCTCTTTCCCGGAAACATTCTGCTGACCAATCCTTGCCCATACCTTCTCGCCAGTAAAAATGCGATAATGGATCCTACCGAAATTCCAATATAATTGCACCAAAAGCCACCCATGCATCCAAACATGACAGCTCCGACAACGCATCCTAAGAATCCTGGCAGTATCGGCAGCACTACCTGCGCTGCCTGAATGGCTGTCAGAATGACCGGGGCCATCAGACCAAATCCCGCGATGTACTTTTGCAGAGTATCAACAGAGTCGAACTTTCCATCCAAATATGCTTTAAACAGCAACACGCAAAAGGCCAGACATACAAGCAGAAATATCGCTGTTATCCACTTTTTCCAGTTTTCTGTTTGTTTTATTCTTATCATCTCTCATCACCATCAACGATTTTTCTAATTTCCTCGTATAATCTTCTGCTTCTTTCATCCATGCAGTGTAGTCACTTTCCCCCCTATGGTCAGGGAGTACATACTTCTTGGTCAAAAATCCCCCCAGATATTGTGTAACCTTCCTGGCACCCGACAGATTCAGATGATCACCTTTATCCAAACTGTCAGTATTCCAATCAATCCCAACTTCTTTCAGTTTCATATTCATATCCAGGTATTCCAGATTGTGCTCCTTTGCATATGCATCAATGCTATTGTGCCTTCGATAATTATAATTTAATGGAGATGGCGTTCCTAAAAGAAGCAACTTAGCTCCATTTTGCTTGCAAAGATTTATGATATCCCCCATATAATTTTTTACCATAGACGGCATTTCCTCTTTCTGCTCGGTTTCCAGCATATAATCTCCCTTTTCATATGGCTGTACACCACACCTTAACGCAAATCCTTTGAAATTTTCTTCTGGATACTCTTTATCCATTACAAAAGATTTCCAAATATCATGCCCACGGAAAATCGGGATATAGTTGTTTGCCCATTCTTCCAGTGTTTCTTTTAGATTAATCAAATCCTGTCCCCCTCTTCCCCTGAACATAGTGTTTGTTTCCAATATAACCAATTTGGGTGACTGTGCAGTAAATACATTTTCAAGCATATGAAATGTTTCCTGTATCTTTTGTCCTGATTGGCCGCAAACATAAGCAGTAATCCCATGATTCTTCCATAAATCCATTGGCGAGACTGATGAATAACTCAGACTATCACCCACAACGATCACATCTATGCTGTTTTCCGGCTCCCTTAAAATCCGAAAGGTACTTTTATTCCTGCTCTGAACCAGATTATCATTTTCTATACAAGCCAGCTCTATTTTTTCTGATACTCCTACTAAAATTACAATCAGAACCGAAAAAAATACAATTAGTGTTCCTGCTCTGTTTCGTATACTTTTAAAATCCCGCATAAATCATGTCCACCTGCTGATAACCGCTTCCGTAGGCTCCAAAGATTACCACCGCCAGAATGAGTCCATAATAGACCGCCCATCTGAACGGAAGACACAATTTCCCGATTCCTTCTTCACCCAGCAGACCCCTTTCTTTTATCATTCCGACCACGGCCACCACCATACACCCAGCTATAATGGCATAATAGTCTGCCTGGTCCAATCCAAAGGTAAGCAGCGTCCCATCCCATAATTTCTGCAACTCGAAATTCCGAAACATACTTCTAAACATCCGAAATCCGGCAGCCAGACCATTTGCCCGGAAAAACAGTTCTCCAACAAATATAATAAGCCAAGTTTTTAAAACCTGTGGAACCCTATAATAAAACGCATGCTCATTCAAATGGGCATACTTTATGATTCTATCTCTGATTGGCTCAAGAGCGACTCCGGTCAGAAGAATCACAAAATAATACATCCCATAGAAAATATAACTCCACCTTGGGCCATGCCACAGACCGTTAAACAGCCACACTGGAAATAGGCAAAACGCAGAGACACCAAGCTTTGTGATGTACTTTCCCAAATGTTTTTTCCCGAATTTATTCCATTTTTTTACTGCTGCAGATACCGATACCGGATAAAAAATATAGGTTTTAAACCATACGCCCAGCGTGATATGCCACCGTCTCCAGAATTCTGCTGCATTTTTTGAGGCAAAGGGCTGACAGAAATTTTCAGGCAAAGTCACACCGAACATTCTGCCACTCCCTATGATGATATCCATACACCCCGAAAATTCCATATAGAGCTGGATGGTATAGGCCACAGCCGCAACTGCAATTATCACTCCATGATAATTCTCATAATGCTCAAAAACAGCCTGTACCAACACATAGAGACGGTCTGCAATGACCATTTTTTTGAATAATCCCCACAGAATCCTGACACAGCCTTTAGATATATTTTCTCCTCTTAGGGAAGTCCCTGCCCAAAGTGTATCTGTGGTCTGGGAATACAGACTGATCGGTCCTTCCATAATCTGTGGAAAAAATCCAAGGAACAATGCCACCTTTCCCGGATGCTGTTGTCCGTCGATTTTTTCCCAATAGACATCTATTATATAGCCAATAGCCTGTAAGGTGTAAAAGGAGATTCCAATGGGAAGCACCAGTATTTTAGCATCTAATAAAAGTTGGCTCCCTATTCCCTGCAACAGAATATTCGCATTCTGTATGAAAAAATTATAGTATTTTAGATATGCAAGTGCAGATATCAGTATAAAAATTCCACCAGCCAGTATTTGTTTCTCTTTTTTCTTATATCGTTTCTTAATGGCATTGCTTTCTTCTCTGTGCAATCCTGATGTATTCATCTTACACTGAAGTTTTACTGAAGAGATCCACACGCCTATGTAATGGGTTACCAGTGTCGTCCCCACTAGATACAAAACCAATTTGCCGCTGACCGTCCAGAAAAACGTATAGCCACATAACACTAATGTCATCCATCGGAACTTTTTCGGCGTCAACTGATAGGCAAGAAGTGCTGCCGGCAAAAACAGGAATAAATATATGGACGTATGATAAGCCATATCAGTTCTCCTTTAACCTCTGCACCATTTTCCATATAGCATCCACAGAGTTCAGATTCTCAGGAACAATTTCCACCGCCTCTATTTCAATAGCAAATACTTCTTCAAGCTCCGAGATAAGAGTAATTACTCCGAAAGAATCCAACAGCCTGTCGTCAATCAATGAATTTTCCTTCTTCCAATCAATACTTTCATCAATTTCCATTAAAATATTCATCAATGCTTCCATCGTCTATCTCATCCTCCATATTCCATTTATATGTCTCCAGTTTTTTCCTTGCCAGCTTCCATCCCATTTCTTTACTGTAAAACGCAGCCTGTGGTAATTCATGACTTAAGAACATCGCCATTCCCTCCGTTA includes the following:
- a CDS encoding TVP38/TMEM64 family protein → MIRIKQTENWKKWITAIFLLVCLAFCVLLFKAYLDGKFDSVDTLQKYIAGFGLMAPVILTAIQAAQVVLPILPGFLGCVVGAVMFGCMGGFWCNYIGISVGSIIAFLLARRYGQGLVSRMFPGKRYEKWADWAAKSKSYTGILFLGMVLPLFPDDYFCYFTGVTNMSVRKFVTIIVLGKPWCIFVYSLIFSNSLGR
- a CDS encoding MBOAT family O-acyltransferase, which translates into the protein MAYHTSIYLFLFLPAALLAYQLTPKKFRWMTLVLCGYTFFWTVSGKLVLYLVGTTLVTHYIGVWISSVKLQCKMNTSGLHREESNAIKKRYKKKEKQILAGGIFILISALAYLKYYNFFIQNANILLQGIGSQLLLDAKILVLPIGISFYTLQAIGYIIDVYWEKIDGQQHPGKVALFLGFFPQIMEGPISLYSQTTDTLWAGTSLRGENISKGCVRILWGLFKKMVIADRLYVLVQAVFEHYENYHGVIIAVAAVAYTIQLYMEFSGCMDIIIGSGRMFGVTLPENFCQPFASKNAAEFWRRWHITLGVWFKTYIFYPVSVSAAVKKWNKFGKKHLGKYITKLGVSAFCLFPVWLFNGLWHGPRWSYIFYGMYYFVILLTGVALEPIRDRIIKYAHLNEHAFYYRVPQVLKTWLIIFVGELFFRANGLAAGFRMFRSMFRNFELQKLWDGTLLTFGLDQADYYAIIAGCMVVAVVGMIKERGLLGEEGIGKLCLPFRWAVYYGLILAVVIFGAYGSGYQQVDMIYAGF
- a CDS encoding acyl carrier protein — its product is MEALMNILMEIDESIDWKKENSLIDDRLLDSFGVITLISELEEVFAIEIEAVEIVPENLNSVDAIWKMVQRLKEN